A segment of the Streptomyces sp. Tu 2975 genome:
CGCAGGTGCTGCTCTCGTTCGCGTTCGCCGGGGCCGCGTCCGTACTGCCGCCCGTGCTGCTGTTCGCGATCTTCCGCCGGCATTTCACGGCGGGCGGGGTGCGCTGGGCGGTGTACGGGACGCTGCCGCTGGTCGCCGTGCTGATGGCCTGGTCACCGGCGGCGTCGGGGACACCGATCTCGCTCTTCCCCGACCGGGACTTCCACTGGTTCCCTCTCCACACACCGGGGCTGGTCACCATCCCGGCCGGCTTCCTGTTGGCGCTGGCCGGCTCGGGACTCCTCCGGCGGCGTCCCACGGCCCCGGCCGTGCCCCCGGCCGTGGCCCCTGAACCGCAGGACGCGTACGCCGAGTGGGCCCGGCGCCGCTGACGGCACGGGAGCGGGGCCGCACTAGAACCCGAGTGCGGCCCCGCTCAGCCGGGTGATCGCCTCCTTGTCCCCGTCCATTTCCACCTGCGCGGCGTTCTGCCGGCCGAACGCGAACAGGGTCAGCTCACCCGCCTCGCCGGTCACCGTCACCACCGGAGTGCCCTTGTGGGCCACCACCGTCTGACCGTTCGACCTGCGCAGTACCAGACCGACGGGGGACTTCCGGCCGAGCAGCCTGGCCGCCTTCTCCAGCCGCGACCACAACGCGTTCTCGAAGACACGGTCCAGCTCGCGCGGGGTCCACTCCGGCTGCGCCCGGCGTACGTCCTCCGCGTGCACGAAGAACTCCACCGTGTTCGCGGCCTCGTCGATCTGCTTGATCCCGTACACGGACATCCGCGGCGGCCCCGTACGGATCAGGTGCACCAGTTCCTCGTACGGCTTGGCGGCGAACTCGGCCTGGATCCGGTCCGCCCGCTCCTTGAGGGCGCTGAGCAGTATCCCGCCCGCCGCGTC
Coding sequences within it:
- a CDS encoding TIGR03085 family metal-binding protein, with protein sequence MSTHAKRERLLFADLLEASGPDAPTLCDGWLTRDLAAHVVMRERRPDAAGGILLSALKERADRIQAEFAAKPYEELVHLIRTGPPRMSVYGIKQIDEAANTVEFFVHAEDVRRAQPEWTPRELDRVFENALWSRLEKAARLLGRKSPVGLVLRRSNGQTVVAHKGTPVVTVTGEAGELTLFAFGRQNAAQVEMDGDKEAITRLSGAALGF